A single genomic interval of Deltaproteobacteria bacterium harbors:
- a CDS encoding SPASM domain-containing protein, producing MEFSLPIRIRWDVDFRGRSGRVKRIARRVAEASPLFVELHISGNRGWKEFPAIVAELQKAGCRVSAHIALFPEAGAAPRRGYPVDFVWDIGRTAGFVPRLPDGATAVSFVPDDESAEELPEVLTEFAECGISDLHLVNVNAVRSIAERGHVPVPAIGKLREAVAETASRGTALEGKRLVVHDYFLWKALSDMYPGTTGERVEFTGCQAGTALAFVDWEGNVYPCDSLPIRLGNIEESAFIDVWDSPVRSRVVDSIRGTPWACDGCGEYRGCFGGCRGMGYLAAGSLDAPDPACPSVPRTDR from the coding sequence ATGGAGTTTTCGCTGCCCATACGCATCCGGTGGGACGTCGATTTCCGGGGGCGGTCCGGCCGGGTGAAGCGGATCGCACGCCGCGTCGCGGAAGCGTCCCCGCTCTTCGTGGAGCTTCACATTTCCGGCAATCGCGGATGGAAGGAGTTTCCCGCGATCGTCGCGGAACTCCAGAAGGCGGGGTGCCGGGTTTCCGCGCACATCGCCCTTTTTCCGGAAGCCGGGGCCGCTCCCCGCAGGGGGTACCCGGTGGATTTCGTCTGGGACATCGGACGAACCGCGGGATTCGTCCCGCGACTTCCGGACGGGGCCACCGCGGTCTCCTTCGTTCCCGACGACGAATCGGCGGAAGAGCTGCCGGAAGTGCTCACGGAGTTCGCGGAGTGCGGGATCTCCGACCTGCACCTGGTGAACGTGAACGCGGTCCGTTCGATCGCGGAACGCGGGCACGTGCCGGTTCCGGCGATCGGCAAGCTCCGGGAGGCCGTGGCGGAGACCGCCTCCAGGGGGACGGCGCTCGAAGGAAAACGGCTGGTGGTGCACGACTACTTTCTCTGGAAGGCGCTCTCGGACATGTACCCGGGGACGACGGGAGAGCGCGTCGAGTTCACCGGGTGCCAGGCCGGCACCGCGCTGGCCTTCGTGGACTGGGAAGGGAACGTGTACCCGTGCGACTCCCTCCCGATCCGGCTCGGCAACATCGAGGAGTCCGCCTTCATCGACGTGTGGGATTCTCCGGTGCGGTCGCGGGTGGTCGATTCCATCCGGGGAACGCCGTGGGCGTGCGACGGGTGCGGCGAATACCGCGGGTGCTTCGGCGGTTGCCGCGGCATGGGGTACCTGGCGGCGGGTTCCCTCGATGCGCCGGACCCGGCGTGTCCTTCGGTCCCCCGCACCGATCGTTGA
- a CDS encoding sigma-70 family RNA polymerase sigma factor, translating into MAYEDDSRLARKAQRGDREAFEVILTRYERPIFSFIYHFFHNPSLCEDLTQETFLRAWRFIKSFRPKEKLSTWLFSIAKNLCIDELRRMQKGTTVDIDAVDPEALVSEGDRAGDPLDASIRLQEGEMLRKAIARMPDKYRACIILFYFNELSYEEIAQVMDISLSNTKILLFRGKKMLAGLYREDRGGKV; encoded by the coding sequence ATGGCCTACGAAGACGACTCGAGGCTTGCGCGGAAGGCCCAGCGGGGGGACCGCGAGGCGTTCGAGGTCATCCTGACGCGATACGAACGACCGATCTTCTCCTTCATCTACCACTTCTTCCACAACCCTTCCCTCTGCGAAGACCTGACCCAGGAGACGTTCCTTCGCGCGTGGAGGTTCATCAAATCGTTCCGGCCGAAGGAAAAACTTTCGACCTGGCTCTTCTCCATCGCGAAGAACCTCTGCATCGACGAGCTGCGGCGGATGCAGAAGGGGACCACCGTCGACATCGACGCCGTGGATCCCGAAGCGCTCGTCTCGGAGGGCGACCGTGCGGGAGACCCCCTGGACGCGTCGATCCGGCTGCAGGAGGGGGAGATGCTTCGGAAAGCGATCGCACGGATGCCGGATAAATACCGGGCGTGCATCATCCTGTTCTATTTCAACGAGCTCAGCTACGAGGAAATCGCGCAAGTCATGGATATTTCCCTCAGCAACACGAAGATTCTCCTGTTCCGGGGGAAAAAGATGCTCGCCGGCCTGTACAGGGAGGACCGGGGCGGAAAAGTGTAA
- a CDS encoding zf-HC2 domain-containing protein, which yields MTGCRKYEGILAKYLDGDALLQDREELEQHLSVCPDCERLYLELSDVDRALREHPGKQVDLPPYLHARIVANLPEKQEFPLWASWGRRAAAFGVAVAGVIALAIVLRQGDGTRVDRVASAPSPAPVVQPSAPSGPREIPVLSSPGEPRELPARKPEPDGGGKRGTEVASAPKVQVIKEVKIFFYYPPARTVAVTGDFNNWDANGVPLAVAGKPGLWETELRLPPGAYSYNFIVDGELLVPDPNSPNQMPDGYGGTNSILLVQGETAI from the coding sequence TTGACCGGTTGCCGGAAATACGAAGGGATTCTCGCGAAATACCTGGACGGGGACGCGCTGCTCCAGGACCGGGAGGAGCTCGAACAGCATCTTTCCGTCTGCCCCGACTGCGAGCGGCTGTACCTTGAGCTGTCCGACGTGGACCGGGCATTGCGGGAGCATCCCGGGAAGCAGGTCGATCTCCCGCCGTACCTTCACGCACGGATCGTGGCGAACCTTCCGGAGAAGCAGGAATTTCCCCTTTGGGCATCCTGGGGCCGCCGGGCCGCGGCATTCGGCGTGGCCGTCGCCGGGGTCATCGCCCTGGCGATCGTTCTCCGGCAGGGGGATGGCACGCGGGTCGACCGTGTCGCCTCCGCCCCTTCCCCCGCGCCCGTGGTTCAACCCTCCGCACCGTCCGGTCCGCGGGAGATCCCCGTCCTTTCTTCCCCCGGTGAGCCTCGGGAACTTCCCGCCCGGAAGCCGGAACCGGATGGCGGCGGCAAGCGGGGAACCGAGGTGGCCTCCGCCCCGAAAGTGCAGGTGATCAAGGAAGTGAAGATCTTCTTCTACTACCCGCCGGCGCGGACCGTCGCCGTGACGGGCGACTTCAACAATTGGGACGCGAACGGCGTGCCGCTTGCGGTCGCCGGAAAGCCCGGCCTGTGGGAAACCGAGCTGCGGCTCCCCCCCGGCGCCTACTCGTACAACTTCATCGTTGACGGGGAGCTTCTCGTCCCCGACCCGAACTCGCCGAACCAGATGCCGGACGGGTACGGCGGGACGAACTCGATCCTGCTGGTGCAGGGGGAGACGGCGATATGA
- a CDS encoding CxxxxCH/CxxCH domain-containing protein, with protein MPARKKRPALGAASRLPLAAVLFAAGILVAVSWSPASAGVSGTLHDFSKDGPYGLSTPIAASGACSGCHIPHGADPNAPIWARSLADYISGLTVNGDTAGKPNYVLPPTRACYDCHDDQSSFQNNKPTGWGFSASHTPPDIAFGTQGPRAGKTGYYENNPPSSDTYGADPSLRPLATWPTDNTALNKTGGHYFKWGDPTGSTNDTFDIGDKLPCSDCHDPHSGSGFQAFIRSNLPNSGANPGLGSSYSSVTASSFMSNNSGITRSNSESRKICVACHGYSNNGTPVKYYAINPAAYANNTDNVPRPPPSVSDHDSSATSVACVSCHDHNTVGASCSTCHGYPPPGYPAGNTPTAYSSGADSHARHRNGYAYACGVCHTGNAHQDNNVQVSFDTTILGGRLALGSSTNPSPPKRVPAGGTQCSNIYCHSSGRDGITPSSNPTHYSTVQWGVQSGQVMCDGCHGKFTVGSGGDFLADNTSMRYGAPNYVNSGAPGSATSNSHRAHVGTYECSVCHGSAFGDYNPVSRTRTISSVANHVNGTRNISFTGPALGGSVNYDSATKTCTVPSCHGGGAPQWGGSLTGCSDCHLSSSPDSDVYLNHSASNNLYDANQAGNINITEWQYSGHGKTTGTYDVSGRPAANFSGGDPCYFCHNPYALHDNTSNPFRLKDQTGAAAYLSDKGWNATCLVCHYHATAPVGYNPFGGAAVKATAAFTDNNHYGADHVAAGTNGGKLCWDCHDPHGDRPSSGVNNIYMIQGGGSRTAPAVGQLLRQSDGTYGFRGTAGTLTTNAPAFIAAATGTDYVDNTGVNRNGICQVCHTTASHWTATSGDGHNAGARCTQCHTHDSGFAPSDCRGCHGGNDGLTGAAGAPFVTRYWGDSGTTGIKSGHGRATSPAIGCGDCHDATLPGGSTHKTNNTSGTAPFNINTEHWQGKTRTADTDPNTNTSHLIAAYIGTGTDAQKQIAFDDACYSRCHQGKGISNHRHTKQSPLYMEFGRKGTTSNPKQYVWNNNGSWDYKNEFYKSWSPWTIRDLTTDATYPGSMPSTHYGTCVSCHDPHGTGITDNTVTNSGPSSGTWTNHMVRGKWKTDTAAFCNGACHRKP; from the coding sequence TTGCCGGCGCGCAAAAAGAGGCCCGCCCTCGGCGCGGCGTCGCGGCTGCCGCTCGCGGCGGTCCTTTTCGCCGCCGGAATCCTCGTCGCCGTCTCCTGGTCCCCGGCGAGCGCCGGAGTGTCCGGCACGCTGCACGACTTCTCGAAGGACGGCCCCTACGGGCTTTCCACCCCGATCGCCGCGTCGGGGGCCTGTTCCGGGTGCCACATCCCGCACGGCGCCGATCCGAACGCTCCCATCTGGGCGCGAAGCCTGGCGGATTACATATCGGGGCTTACGGTGAACGGAGACACGGCGGGCAAGCCGAACTACGTTCTCCCTCCCACCCGCGCCTGCTACGACTGCCACGACGACCAGAGCTCCTTCCAGAACAACAAGCCGACGGGCTGGGGATTTTCGGCATCCCACACCCCGCCCGACATCGCCTTCGGGACCCAGGGACCGAGGGCGGGAAAAACCGGGTATTACGAGAACAACCCGCCGAGCTCCGACACCTACGGTGCGGATCCGTCGCTGAGGCCGCTTGCCACATGGCCGACCGACAACACGGCTTTGAACAAGACCGGCGGCCACTACTTCAAATGGGGCGATCCGACGGGGAGCACCAACGACACGTTCGACATCGGCGACAAGCTTCCGTGCAGCGATTGCCACGACCCGCACTCGGGCTCGGGCTTCCAGGCGTTCATCCGCTCGAACCTCCCAAACAGCGGCGCGAACCCCGGACTCGGATCTTCCTACTCCTCGGTGACGGCGAGCAGCTTCATGTCGAACAACAGCGGGATCACCCGCAGCAACTCCGAGAGCCGGAAGATCTGCGTTGCGTGCCACGGCTACTCGAACAACGGCACCCCGGTCAAATATTACGCGATCAATCCAGCCGCGTACGCCAACAACACCGACAACGTTCCGAGGCCGCCCCCGTCGGTTTCGGACCACGACAGCTCGGCGACCTCCGTCGCATGCGTATCGTGTCACGACCACAACACGGTCGGCGCCTCCTGCTCGACGTGCCACGGATACCCCCCGCCCGGGTATCCCGCCGGGAACACCCCTACGGCGTACTCTTCCGGGGCGGACAGCCACGCCCGGCACAGAAACGGCTACGCGTACGCCTGCGGCGTCTGCCACACCGGAAACGCCCACCAGGACAACAACGTGCAGGTGTCGTTCGATACGACCATCCTCGGAGGGCGGCTCGCCCTGGGGTCTTCGACGAATCCGTCCCCCCCGAAACGGGTGCCGGCGGGCGGGACCCAATGCTCGAACATCTACTGCCACAGCTCCGGCCGCGACGGGATCACCCCGTCGTCGAATCCGACCCATTACTCCACGGTCCAGTGGGGCGTGCAGTCCGGGCAGGTGATGTGCGACGGTTGCCACGGAAAATTCACGGTCGGCTCCGGCGGTGATTTTCTCGCGGACAACACGAGCATGCGGTACGGAGCGCCGAACTACGTCAATTCGGGAGCGCCGGGCTCCGCGACCTCGAACTCCCACAGGGCCCACGTAGGGACGTACGAATGTTCCGTCTGTCACGGGAGCGCTTTCGGCGATTACAACCCGGTATCCAGGACACGGACGATCTCGAGCGTCGCCAACCACGTGAACGGCACCCGCAACATATCGTTCACCGGGCCGGCGTTGGGAGGATCGGTAAACTACGATTCCGCCACGAAGACGTGCACCGTTCCCTCCTGCCACGGCGGAGGCGCGCCGCAGTGGGGAGGAAGCCTCACGGGCTGCTCCGACTGCCACCTGTCGTCGAGCCCGGACTCCGACGTGTACCTGAACCACTCGGCGAGCAACAACCTGTACGACGCAAACCAGGCGGGGAACATCAACATCACCGAATGGCAATATTCCGGACACGGGAAGACGACGGGCACGTACGACGTATCAGGCCGCCCCGCCGCCAACTTCTCGGGGGGAGACCCCTGCTACTTCTGCCACAACCCGTACGCGCTGCACGACAACACCTCCAACCCGTTCCGGTTGAAGGACCAGACCGGGGCGGCCGCGTACCTTTCCGACAAGGGGTGGAACGCGACGTGCCTGGTGTGCCACTACCATGCCACGGCACCGGTCGGCTACAACCCGTTCGGCGGGGCCGCCGTGAAGGCGACGGCGGCGTTCACCGACAACAACCATTACGGCGCGGATCATGTCGCCGCGGGGACGAACGGCGGAAAGCTCTGCTGGGACTGCCACGATCCGCACGGCGACCGGCCGTCGTCCGGCGTGAACAACATCTACATGATCCAGGGGGGTGGCAGCCGCACCGCTCCTGCCGTCGGACAACTGCTCAGGCAGAGCGACGGCACCTACGGGTTCCGCGGCACAGCGGGGACATTGACGACCAACGCTCCAGCGTTCATCGCGGCCGCCACGGGGACCGACTACGTGGACAATACCGGCGTCAACAGGAACGGGATCTGCCAGGTCTGTCACACGACCGCCTCCCACTGGACCGCGACGAGCGGCGACGGGCACAACGCCGGAGCCCGTTGCACCCAGTGCCACACGCACGATTCGGGATTCGCCCCGTCCGACTGCAGGGGGTGCCACGGGGGGAACGACGGTTTGACGGGGGCGGCGGGAGCGCCATTCGTCACGAGGTACTGGGGGGATTCCGGGACGACGGGGATCAAGAGCGGGCACGGAAGGGCGACCAGCCCCGCGATCGGGTGCGGGGATTGCCACGACGCGACTCTTCCGGGAGGGAGCACTCACAAGACGAACAACACATCGGGGACGGCGCCTTTCAACATCAACACCGAACATTGGCAGGGCAAGACCCGCACGGCCGATACGGATCCCAACACGAACACGTCCCACCTGATAGCGGCCTATATCGGTACCGGCACCGACGCGCAGAAGCAGATCGCGTTCGACGACGCATGTTACAGTCGCTGCCACCAGGGGAAGGGCATTTCGAATCACCGGCATACGAAACAGTCCCCGCTTTACATGGAGTTCGGAAGGAAGGGGACGACCTCGAACCCGAAGCAGTACGTCTGGAACAACAACGGTTCCTGGGACTACAAGAACGAATTCTACAAATCGTGGAGCCCCTGGACCATCCGCGACCTGACGACGGATGCGACCTACCCCGGATCGATGCCTTCCACGCACTATGGAACCTGCGTCTCCTGCCACGACCCCCATGGAACGGGGATCACGGACAACACCGTCACCAACAGCGGACCGAGCTCGGGGACGTGGACGAACCACATGGTCCGGGGGAAATGGAAAACGGACACGGCGGCCTTCTGCAACGGCGCCTGCCACAGGAAACCGTAA
- a CDS encoding carboxypeptidase regulatory-like domain-containing protein gives MIRNTPRTAGTPVAVLLLVIVAACASVEPRKPAPSLEGRIQGQLIPQDNSIRLGGVEIRAAGKTTATDEEGRFAFDTLPQGKISIVAEKRAGREDAGRMMGITVVYIGENPVQFKVPFRDAAFLDRFCEDCHPYRPKQPIRQGQVIRDVHVSGIVPNKATKWPESLDSKGRVTCESCHTLHETTKFGKFLVDLKSGPLCKKCH, from the coding sequence ATGATCCGAAATACGCCTCGGACGGCCGGCACGCCGGTCGCGGTGCTCCTGCTCGTGATCGTTGCCGCTTGCGCGTCCGTGGAGCCTCGCAAGCCCGCTCCCTCCCTGGAAGGAAGGATCCAGGGACAGCTGATACCGCAGGATAATTCGATCCGGCTCGGCGGCGTGGAAATCCGGGCCGCTGGGAAAACCACGGCTACCGATGAGGAAGGGCGGTTCGCCTTCGACACGCTGCCCCAGGGGAAGATCTCGATCGTCGCCGAAAAAAGAGCCGGCCGGGAAGATGCCGGCAGAATGATGGGAATCACTGTTGTTTATATCGGGGAAAATCCCGTCCAGTTCAAGGTGCCGTTCAGGGACGCGGCGTTCTTGGACCGGTTCTGCGAGGATTGCCACCCTTACCGGCCGAAACAACCCATCCGGCAGGGGCAGGTCATACGGGATGTGCATGTTTCGGGGATCGTACCGAATAAGGCGACGAAATGGCCGGAAAGCCTCGATTCGAAGGGGCGGGTCACCTGTGAAAGTTGCCATACGCTCCACGAGACCACCAAGTTCGGGAAATTCCTGGTCGACCTGAAATCGGGTCCGCTGTGCAAGAAATGCCACTGA